The Bacteroidales bacterium genome contains a region encoding:
- a CDS encoding 50S ribosomal protein L25: MKTIEIKTISRKETGKKATKHLRRKGHVPCVMYGQKEENIHFHAHKNEFRKLVYTPNSYIISLNIDDNKYDTVMKSVDFHPVTDEIMHIDFFRIDISKEFTVEVPVKTTGLSVGIQAGGVLRIARRKLAVQALAELLPDDFTLDITDLNIGDSIKVNELDEQFDKLKFLDPQSIVVAVEVTRLAKTEEELEEELEEGEEGEGEEGEAKEGEAKEGEAKAGEKTEGKK; the protein is encoded by the coding sequence ATGAAAACAATTGAAATTAAAACAATCAGCAGAAAAGAAACAGGAAAGAAAGCAACAAAACATTTAAGAAGAAAAGGGCATGTTCCTTGTGTAATGTACGGACAGAAAGAAGAAAATATTCATTTTCATGCCCATAAAAATGAATTCCGGAAATTGGTTTATACACCAAATTCTTATATTATTTCTTTAAATATTGATGATAATAAATATGATACTGTTATGAAATCTGTTGATTTTCATCCGGTAACTGATGAAATTATGCATATAGATTTTTTTAGAATTGATATATCAAAAGAATTTACTGTTGAAGTTCCCGTAAAAACTACCGGCTTATCTGTAGGTATTCAAGCAGGGGGTGTATTAAGAATAGCAAGAAGAAAATTGGCAGTTCAAGCTCTTGCTGAATTATTGCCTGATGATTTCACTTTAGATATTACAGATTTAAATATAGGAGATTCAATTAAAGTTAATGAGCTTGATGAACAATTTGATAAATTGAAATTCTTAGATCCTCAATCAATAGTAGTAGCAGTTGAAGTTACTCGTCTTGCTAAAACTGAAGAAGAACTTGAAGAAGAACTTGAAGAAGGAGAAGAAGGAGAAGGAGAAGAAGGAGAAGCAAAAGAAGGAGAAGCAAAAGAAGGAGAAGCAAAAGCAGGGGAAAAAACTGAAGGAAAGAAATGA
- a CDS encoding DEAD/DEAH box helicase family protein: protein MSKKHTELAFEEAIEHHLTTSGNYIIGNSDNFNQLYAVDTKLLFSFLKESQPAEWKKLASLHRDETETKILFRLDKEMQNRGALDVIRNGFTDNGITFKLAFFKPETSFNPVTEKLYNQNILSVTRQVYYSSKNKNSVDIVLFLNGIPVATVELKNQFTGQNTSNAKRQFIEDRDPRETLFKFKRGALVHFAVDTDEVYLATKIEGKKTFFLPFNKGFNDGAGNPPNPSGYKTSYLWDYVWQKDSWLDIIGKFVHLQKEEKIKTGKKTIKESIIFPRYHQLDVVRKISAHAKINETGNSYLVQHSAGSGKSHSIAWLAYRLFSLHNPDNNKVFHSVVVITDRRVLDKQLQDNIFQFEHKQGVVHKIDQNTQQLRDALINGNSIIITTLQKFPFILDSIDKLAEEEGVSKKETLQKIAKNKYAVIVDEAHSSQGGEASKQMKEILGDATDKEKDDFTSEDMIRQSMLARGKQTNMSFFAFTATPKAKTLEVFGVSGSDGKPRPFHLYSMKQAIEENFIIDVLKNYTTYKTFYKLNQQQEDRTVNKKKASRAVARFMSLHPYNLSQKTEVMLEHFKQIVSGKIGGKAKAMVVTNSRLHAVRYYFEFKKYLKANNYDNIKPLVAFSGKLTDPDTGQDRTEEQLNGIKEKELPAKFSTDDYQLLLVADKYQTGFDQPLLHTMYVDKKLSGVQAVQTLSRLNRIHPGKEDTFVLDFANEEEDIRVSFQPYYQLTKIKEVSDPNRLYDLKNIIEKAQIIRQTEIENFCKEYFKSTNIHKNKIHALLNAYIDPAVDRFKAMDTEEEQDDFKHVLTQFVRAYSFLSQIIPFQDIELEKFFAYTKLLLNKLPRKLLSDRFMLGKEEVNLEYYRIQKTKDGSIVLEGQKEYGLDAATEAGMRKLKEEKAQLSEIIENINDRFGTEFSVSDKLFLDQVGIDLEKDETIIKQAKTNTFENFKKGKLEDLFYQKLINRMDLNDETTNKLLNNKELASAVIFEYLAKGIFESINI, encoded by the coding sequence ATGTCAAAAAAACACACAGAACTCGCCTTTGAAGAAGCAATCGAACATCACTTAACAACTTCCGGCAATTATATAATAGGGAACTCCGATAATTTCAATCAATTATATGCAGTTGATACAAAGCTGTTATTTTCATTCCTTAAAGAAAGCCAACCGGCAGAATGGAAAAAATTAGCATCACTACACCGAGACGAAACAGAAACAAAAATTCTGTTCCGGCTTGATAAAGAAATGCAAAACAGAGGAGCATTAGATGTAATAAGAAACGGTTTTACCGATAACGGTATCACTTTTAAATTGGCATTCTTTAAACCTGAAACATCCTTTAATCCGGTTACTGAAAAATTATACAATCAAAACATTCTGTCAGTAACAAGGCAAGTGTATTATAGTTCAAAAAACAAAAACTCTGTTGATATTGTATTATTCTTAAACGGTATTCCGGTAGCAACCGTTGAATTAAAAAATCAATTTACCGGTCAAAACACAAGCAATGCAAAACGTCAATTTATTGAAGACAGAGACCCGAGAGAAACACTATTTAAATTCAAAAGAGGAGCATTAGTACATTTTGCAGTTGATACCGATGAAGTTTATCTCGCAACAAAAATTGAAGGTAAAAAAACATTCTTTTTGCCCTTCAATAAAGGTTTTAATGACGGTGCAGGAAATCCGCCTAATCCGTCCGGTTACAAAACAAGTTATTTATGGGATTACGTTTGGCAAAAAGACAGTTGGTTAGATATTATCGGTAAATTCGTACACCTTCAAAAAGAAGAGAAGATTAAAACCGGAAAGAAAACTATAAAAGAAAGTATCATATTTCCGAGATACCACCAATTAGATGTTGTCAGAAAAATATCAGCACATGCAAAAATAAATGAAACCGGCAACAGCTATCTTGTTCAGCATTCAGCCGGTAGCGGAAAATCTCACTCCATTGCATGGTTAGCATATCGTTTATTCAGTTTGCATAATCCGGATAATAATAAAGTATTTCATTCAGTTGTAGTAATAACCGACCGGAGAGTTTTAGATAAACAATTACAAGATAATATTTTTCAATTTGAACACAAACAAGGTGTTGTTCATAAAATTGACCAAAACACACAGCAATTACGTGATGCTTTAATAAACGGAAATAGTATTATTATAACAACATTACAAAAATTTCCTTTTATACTTGACAGTATTGACAAACTTGCGGAAGAAGAAGGTGTAAGCAAAAAAGAGACACTTCAAAAAATTGCAAAAAACAAATATGCTGTTATAGTTGATGAAGCACACAGTTCACAAGGCGGTGAAGCATCTAAACAAATGAAAGAGATTTTAGGCGATGCAACCGATAAAGAAAAAGATGATTTTACTTCCGAAGATATGATAAGGCAATCCATGTTGGCAAGAGGTAAGCAAACCAATATGAGTTTCTTTGCTTTTACGGCTACACCGAAAGCAAAAACGTTGGAAGTTTTCGGGGTATCCGGTTCAGACGGTAAACCTCGCCCTTTTCATTTATATTCAATGAAACAAGCCATTGAAGAAAACTTCATTATTGATGTATTAAAAAACTATACCACATATAAAACATTTTACAAATTAAACCAACAACAAGAAGACAGAACCGTTAATAAAAAGAAAGCAAGCAGAGCTGTTGCACGTTTTATGTCATTGCATCCCTATAATCTGTCACAAAAAACGGAAGTAATGTTGGAGCATTTCAAACAAATAGTATCCGGCAAAATAGGAGGAAAAGCAAAAGCTATGGTTGTAACAAATTCAAGATTACATGCCGTCCGGTATTATTTTGAATTTAAGAAATATTTAAAAGCAAATAATTACGATAATATTAAACCCTTGGTTGCTTTCTCCGGCAAACTTACCGACCCCGACACCGGGCAAGACCGGACAGAAGAACAATTAAACGGAATTAAAGAAAAAGAATTACCTGCAAAATTCAGTACAGATGATTATCAATTATTATTAGTAGCAGATAAATACCAAACAGGTTTTGACCAACCACTTTTACATACAATGTATGTTGATAAAAAATTATCCGGTGTTCAGGCAGTACAAACATTAAGCAGACTAAACAGGATACATCCGGGTAAAGAAGATACTTTTGTTTTAGATTTTGCTAATGAAGAAGAAGATATCCGAGTATCTTTTCAGCCATATTATCAATTAACAAAAATAAAAGAAGTTTCAGATCCTAACCGGTTGTATGATTTAAAAAATATCATTGAAAAAGCACAAATTATCCGGCAAACCGAAATAGAAAATTTTTGCAAAGAATATTTCAAATCAACGAACATACATAAAAATAAAATTCACGCTTTATTAAATGCTTATATTGATCCGGCTGTTGACAGATTTAAGGCAATGGATACAGAAGAAGAACAAGACGATTTCAAACATGTGTTAACACAATTTGTCCGGGCATATTCTTTTTTAAGTCAAATTATTCCTTTTCAGGATATAGAACTTGAAAAATTCTTTGCTTACACAAAACTACTCTTAAATAAATTACCTCGAAAGCTGTTATCCGACCGGTTTATGTTAGGAAAAGAAGAAGTAAATTTAGAATATTACAGAATACAAAAAACAAAAGACGGCAGTATAGTTTTAGAAGGTCAAAAAGAATACGGTTTAGATGCTGCCACGGAAGCCGGCATGCGAAAACTCAAAGAAGAAAAAGCACAACTGTCAGAAATAATTGAAAACATAAACGACCGTTTCGGAACAGAATTTTCTGTATCTGACAAGCTGTTTTTAGATCAAGTAGGCATAGATTTAGAAAAAGATGAAACAATTATAAAACAAGCAAAAACCAACACATTTGAAAACTTCAAAAAAGGAAAATTGGAAGACCTGTTTTACCAAAAACTAATTAACCGGATGGATTTAAATGACGAAACAACCAACAAACTGTTAAACAACAAAGAACTTGCAAGTGCTGTGATATTTGAATACCTCGCAAAAGGTATTTTTGAAAGCATTAATATTTAA
- a CDS encoding helix-turn-helix domain-containing protein, giving the protein MLSQKELIQRPEYWIETLQNEIFRQVYTYMNNEKLNQTQLAEKLGFSRGYISQILNGNFNFSIKKLIELSISIGVVPKIQFQSIYEYIEEKEQNKVFYLEYTETMRETTEQEIVVIPNKSEFKTLLTA; this is encoded by the coding sequence ATGTTATCTCAAAAAGAGCTTATACAAAGACCCGAATATTGGATAGAAACTTTACAAAATGAAATTTTTCGTCAAGTTTATACATATATGAATAATGAAAAGCTAAATCAAACGCAACTTGCCGAGAAACTTGGTTTTTCAAGAGGATACATATCTCAAATTTTAAACGGTAATTTTAATTTTTCAATAAAAAAACTTATTGAATTATCAATTTCAATAGGTGTTGTTCCTAAAATTCAGTTTCAATCAATTTACGAGTATATTGAAGAGAAAGAACAAAACAAAGTTTTTTATTTGGAATATACTGAAACTATGAGAGAAACGACAGAACAAGAAATTGTTGTGATACCTAATAAATCAGAGTTTAAAACTTTACTTACAGCATAA
- a CDS encoding RNA-binding S4 domain-containing protein — protein MSEQTERADKFLWSVRLYKTRSKATDACKSKQVLINDLPVKASRTLQAGDEFKIKHPPVFKVYKIKQILHNRVGAKLVPDYLEDITPQEYIDTLEVINKNIALKRDRGTGRPTKKERRDLKEFFE, from the coding sequence ATGAGTGAACAAACTGAAAGAGCCGATAAATTTTTGTGGTCTGTTCGTTTATATAAAACCCGAAGCAAAGCTACAGATGCTTGCAAAAGCAAACAAGTGTTGATAAATGATCTTCCGGTAAAGGCTTCAAGAACACTTCAAGCGGGAGATGAATTTAAAATAAAACATCCGCCGGTATTCAAAGTTTATAAGATTAAACAAATACTTCACAACAGAGTGGGAGCAAAATTGGTTCCTGATTACTTAGAAGATATAACCCCTCAAGAATATATTGATACTCTTGAAGTAATCAATAAAAATATTGCTTTAAAAAGAGACAGAGGAACCGGCAGGCCAACCAAAAAAGAACGCCGTGATTTAAAGGAGTTTTTTGAATAA
- a CDS encoding type I restriction-modification system subunit M, whose translation MTNFQDKANFIWNIADYLRGDYKQAEYGKIILPFTVLRRLDGLLEKTKPEVLKQYEKTKAQSEEVIDRILNQKSGYGFFHNHHNMDFEKLVSDPDNIKKNLEWYIAGFSASIKEIFDNSRFREQIERLDKANLLYLIIKEFANINLSDIHDLEMGYTFEHLIRKFAEASNETAGEHFTPREVIDLMTHLLFVEEDNIFNEGIVRDMYDPACGTGGMLSVADKYFHDHNSSDSSQLNLYGQELNPESYAMCRADMMIKGQNPGNIILGNSFTEDGLRNEKFHYMLSNPPFGVNWKKVQSQIKDEHETSGFAGRFGPGLPSVSDGSLLFLLHMISKMKSVKDGGSRIAIVFNGSPLFTGSAGSGVSNIRKWIIENDLLEGIVAMPTQLFYNTGISTYVWILSNRKSGKRKGKIQLVNAVEMYKKMKRSLGNKRNEIQTNQIDEIAEIYGAFKNEGISKIFDNEDFGYTRIQVDRPQKDEKDFLRKQKPIKDNKGKPKADTKLRDNENIPLKDNVEEYFKREVLPHVPDAWIDHTKTKIGYEINFTRHFYEYKPLRSLEDIRLDILKLESQTASSIKNIVN comes from the coding sequence ATGACTAATTTTCAAGATAAAGCCAATTTTATTTGGAACATTGCTGACTATTTAAGAGGCGATTACAAGCAAGCCGAATACGGAAAAATCATTCTGCCTTTTACCGTTTTAAGACGATTAGACGGCTTGTTGGAAAAAACAAAACCCGAAGTTTTAAAACAATACGAAAAAACAAAAGCACAGAGTGAAGAAGTAATCGACCGCATTTTAAATCAAAAGTCCGGTTACGGTTTTTTTCATAATCACCACAACATGGATTTTGAAAAATTAGTCAGTGATCCGGATAATATTAAGAAGAATCTCGAATGGTATATTGCAGGATTTTCAGCAAGCATTAAAGAAATATTTGACAACTCCCGGTTTCGTGAGCAAATTGAACGCTTGGACAAAGCAAATTTATTATACTTGATAATAAAGGAATTTGCAAACATCAATTTATCAGATATTCACGACCTTGAAATGGGTTATACTTTTGAGCATCTGATAAGGAAATTTGCAGAAGCATCAAACGAAACAGCCGGAGAACATTTTACCCCGCGTGAAGTTATTGATTTAATGACACATCTTTTATTTGTTGAAGAAGACAATATTTTCAACGAAGGAATTGTAAGAGATATGTATGACCCGGCTTGCGGAACAGGCGGTATGCTTTCCGTTGCCGATAAATATTTTCACGACCATAATTCAAGCGACAGCTCACAATTAAACCTCTACGGACAAGAGCTTAATCCGGAAAGTTATGCCATGTGCCGAGCCGATATGATGATAAAAGGACAAAACCCCGGCAATATTATATTGGGTAATTCCTTTACGGAAGACGGTTTAAGAAATGAAAAATTTCATTACATGCTTTCTAATCCGCCTTTCGGTGTAAATTGGAAAAAAGTGCAAAGCCAAATAAAAGACGAACACGAAACATCCGGCTTTGCAGGTCGTTTCGGTCCGGGTTTACCCTCTGTAAGTGACGGCTCATTATTATTCCTTTTACACATGATTTCAAAAATGAAATCCGTAAAAGACGGCGGTTCACGTATAGCAATTGTATTTAACGGCTCACCTTTGTTTACCGGAAGTGCCGGAAGCGGTGTTTCAAACATCCGTAAATGGATTATTGAAAATGATTTATTGGAAGGCATTGTTGCCATGCCAACCCAATTGTTTTACAATACAGGCATTTCAACCTATGTTTGGATACTGTCAAACAGAAAATCCGGCAAACGAAAAGGCAAAATACAATTAGTAAATGCCGTTGAAATGTATAAAAAAATGAAACGCAGTTTGGGAAACAAGCGTAATGAAATTCAAACAAACCAAATTGATGAAATAGCTGAAATATACGGTGCTTTTAAAAATGAAGGAATAAGCAAAATATTCGACAACGAAGATTTCGGATACACACGCATACAAGTTGACCGCCCACAAAAAGACGAAAAAGATTTTTTGCGAAAGCAAAAACCGATTAAGGACAATAAAGGAAAACCAAAAGCCGATACAAAACTGCGTGACAATGAAAACATCCCTTTAAAAGACAATGTTGAAGAATACTTTAAACGAGAAGTTTTACCACACGTTCCGGATGCATGGATAGACCACACAAAGACAAAAATAGGTTATGAAATTAACTTCACAAGACACTTTTACGAATACAAACCATTACGCAGTTTGGAAGATATCCGGCTAGACATATTAAAATTAGAAAGCCAAACCGCAAGCTCAATTAAAAATATTGTAAACTAA
- a CDS encoding restriction endonuclease subunit S: MKPYNKYKNSGIKLIGDIPKHWEIKKIKHVAKIFGRIGYRGYKTTDLVDKGNGAITISPSNMKDYNMDFSNCTYLSWEKYEESPEIKVYNGDILFVKTGSTYGKSSIVSNLNEKATINPQSIVIKEIKCNNELLWYIIKSKGVQFQVEETVVGGTIPTISQEKINNYKFPLTSDKNEQTQIANYLDKKTTQIDQTIIQKEKLIELYEEEKKAIINQAVTKGLNKNVKLKSSGIDRLGDIPELWELKKLKHCSIINNEQLSEKTDDDYQIRYIDIGSINNQILQKKTEVLLFKNAPSRARRIVKQGDTIVSTVRTYLKAILHIDFEDNNLIASTGFAVVSPLTKYFINKFLYFLLSSELIINEVVSKSVGVSYPAINSVVFSNIVVWIPSTKEQTQIVRHIEEQSERINKAVTKAKKEIELIKEYRQALIFEAVTGKIDVREEAI, translated from the coding sequence ATGAAACCATACAATAAATATAAAAATTCAGGCATTAAATTGATAGGCGATATTCCAAAGCATTGGGAGATAAAAAAAATAAAACATGTTGCTAAAATTTTTGGTCGTATAGGGTATCGAGGATATAAAACAACGGATTTAGTAGATAAGGGAAATGGAGCAATAACAATTAGTCCATCGAATATGAAGGATTATAATATGGACTTTTCTAACTGCACATATCTTTCTTGGGAGAAGTATGAAGAATCTCCTGAAATAAAAGTATACAACGGAGATATTCTATTTGTCAAAACCGGTTCTACTTATGGTAAATCTTCGATAGTTAGTAATCTTAACGAAAAGGCAACAATTAATCCTCAAAGCATTGTAATTAAGGAGATTAAATGCAATAATGAATTGCTTTGGTATATAATAAAATCCAAAGGCGTTCAATTTCAAGTTGAAGAAACTGTTGTTGGAGGAACCATTCCAACAATATCACAGGAAAAAATTAATAATTATAAATTTCCTCTAACTTCTGATAAAAACGAACAAACCCAAATAGCCAACTACCTCGACAAAAAAACCACCCAAATAGACCAAACCATTATCCAAAAAGAAAAACTAATAGAACTTTACGAAGAAGAAAAAAAAGCAATCATTAACCAAGCCGTTACAAAAGGCTTAAATAAAAATGTAAAACTAAAATCATCCGGTATAGACCGGCTCGGTGATATTCCGGAGCTTTGGGAGTTAAAGAAGTTGAAACATTGTTCTATAATTAATAATGAACAGCTATCAGAAAAAACAGATGACGATTATCAGATTAGATATATTGATATAGGCTCTATTAATAATCAAATTCTACAAAAAAAAACGGAAGTCCTATTATTTAAAAATGCTCCATCAAGAGCAAGAAGGATAGTAAAACAAGGAGATACGATTGTTTCAACAGTTAGAACATACTTAAAAGCAATATTACACATTGACTTTGAAGACAATAATTTAATTGCATCAACAGGCTTTGCAGTTGTATCTCCACTTACAAAATATTTCATTAATAAATTTTTATATTTTCTTTTAAGTTCAGAGCTAATTATTAATGAAGTTGTCTCAAAATCGGTAGGTGTCAGTTATCCGGCAATAAATTCAGTAGTTTTTTCTAACATTGTTGTTTGGATACCATCCACAAAAGAACAAACCCAAATCGTCCGGCATATAGAAGAACAAAGCGAACGCATAAACAAAGCCGTAACAAAAGCAAAAAAAGAAATAGAACTCATAAAAGAATACCGCCAAGCCCTAATATTCGAAGCCGTAACCGGCAAAATTGATGTAAGAGAAGAAGCCATATAA
- a CDS encoding ribose-phosphate pyrophosphokinase, with translation MNSKIKIFTGQATRYLTEKITKSYGINLGKSFVLRFSDGEYQPGYEETVRGNFVFIVQSTFQPTDNLFELLLMIDAAKRASAYKVVAVIPYFGFARQDRKDKPRVAIGAKLIADLLSSAGVDRIITMDLHADQIQGFFNIPVDHLYASAIFIPYIKNMRLDNIVIASPDTGGTKRANAYAKFLGTPMVIGYKFREKANEISEMHIIGNVKDKNVIMVDDIIDTAGTIIKAAEVLIAKGAKSVRAFTTHPVLSGTAFERIEKSQLTELIVSDTIPLKKESSKIKVLSVADLFADIIDKVYNYQSISASFL, from the coding sequence ATGAATTCTAAAATTAAAATCTTCACCGGCCAAGCAACGAGATATCTTACAGAAAAAATTACAAAAAGTTACGGTATCAACCTTGGGAAATCGTTTGTGTTAAGATTTAGTGACGGAGAATATCAACCGGGTTATGAAGAAACGGTAAGAGGAAATTTTGTTTTTATTGTGCAATCAACGTTTCAACCTACAGATAATTTATTTGAATTACTGTTAATGATTGATGCAGCTAAAAGAGCTTCTGCATATAAGGTTGTAGCTGTTATTCCTTATTTCGGGTTTGCCAGACAAGATCGAAAAGATAAACCGAGAGTAGCAATTGGTGCAAAACTAATTGCAGACCTGTTATCATCAGCAGGTGTTGACAGGATAATTACAATGGATCTTCATGCAGATCAAATACAAGGGTTTTTTAATATCCCTGTTGATCATTTATATGCTTCGGCTATTTTTATTCCGTATATTAAAAACATGAGGCTTGATAATATTGTAATTGCATCTCCTGATACAGGAGGAACAAAAAGAGCAAATGCTTATGCAAAATTTTTGGGAACACCAATGGTAATCGGTTATAAATTTCGAGAGAAAGCTAATGAAATAAGTGAAATGCATATCATCGGTAATGTAAAAGATAAAAATGTAATAATGGTTGATGACATTATTGATACAGCAGGAACTATAATTAAGGCTGCAGAAGTATTGATTGCTAAAGGTGCAAAAAGTGTTCGTGCGTTTACAACCCATCCGGTATTATCAGGGACTGCCTTTGAAAGAATTGAAAAATCTCAATTAACTGAATTAATAGTATCAGATACTATACCTCTAAAAAAGGAATCTTCAAAAATAAAAGTTCTGTCTGTTGCCGACTTATTTGCGGACATCATTGATAAAGTCTATAATTATCAATCAATCAGCGCGAGTTTTTTATAG
- the rnhA gene encoding ribonuclease HI: MKIIIYTDGAARGNPGPGGYGVVLISGKHRKELSEGYRYTTNNRMELLAVIKGLEELKFDNSDVVVYSDSKYVVDTVEKGWLLLWEKKSFKKKKNPDLWKRFLTVYRKHNIKLKWIKGHANIPENEQCDFLAVKASKKNNLLIDEAYENTDNENSLF; this comes from the coding sequence ATGAAAATAATCATTTATACAGACGGTGCTGCAAGAGGAAATCCCGGTCCCGGCGGATACGGAGTTGTCCTTATTTCCGGGAAGCACAGAAAAGAACTTTCAGAAGGATACAGATATACTACTAATAACAGAATGGAACTTTTGGCAGTAATAAAAGGTTTGGAGGAATTAAAATTTGACAATAGTGATGTTGTTGTGTATTCAGACTCAAAATATGTTGTTGATACTGTTGAAAAAGGATGGTTATTATTATGGGAAAAGAAAAGTTTTAAAAAGAAAAAAAACCCTGATCTTTGGAAAAGATTTTTAACTGTTTACAGAAAGCATAATATTAAATTAAAATGGATAAAAGGACATGCGAATATACCGGAAAATGAACAATGTGACTTCCTTGCTGTTAAGGCATCAAAAAAAAACAATTTGTTAATTGATGAAGCGTATGAAAATACAGATAATGAAAACAGCTTGTTTTAA
- the pth gene encoding aminoacyl-tRNA hydrolase, with product MKYLIAGLGNPGEKYTDTRHNIGFKVLDAFAEASDTCFEHKRYADVAKVKFKGRIFVLVKPMTYMNLSGKAVDYWMKKEKVSTDKTLVIVDDLALPFGTVRIKNKGGAGGHNGLTDIIAVLGHQNFNRLRFGIGKQFYKGSQVNYVLDDWTEDETKLLPERLKKVIGAIKNFGTIDIERTMNFFNSKYDFQKELDKLNKKKDE from the coding sequence ATGAAATATCTTATTGCAGGCTTGGGAAATCCCGGTGAAAAATATACCGATACCAGGCACAACATAGGTTTTAAAGTATTGGACGCTTTTGCTGAGGCGTCCGATACTTGTTTTGAGCATAAACGTTATGCTGATGTTGCAAAAGTTAAATTCAAAGGACGAATCTTTGTCTTGGTCAAACCTATGACCTACATGAATTTGAGCGGTAAAGCTGTGGATTATTGGATGAAGAAAGAAAAAGTAAGTACAGATAAAACCCTTGTAATTGTTGATGATTTAGCTTTGCCCTTTGGTACCGTAAGAATTAAAAATAAAGGCGGTGCAGGAGGCCATAACGGATTGACAGATATTATTGCCGTACTGGGGCATCAAAACTTTAATCGTTTACGTTTCGGGATAGGAAAACAATTTTATAAAGGCAGCCAAGTTAATTATGTTTTGGATGACTGGACAGAAGATGAAACAAAACTGCTTCCCGAAAGATTAAAAAAAGTAATCGGGGCAATAAAAAACTTTGGCACTATAGATATTGAAAGAACAATGAATTTTTTCAATTCAAAGTATGATTTTCAAAAAGAATTAGATAAGTTAAACAAAAAGAAAGATGAGTGA